One segment of Anastrepha obliqua isolate idAnaObli1 chromosome 3, idAnaObli1_1.0, whole genome shotgun sequence DNA contains the following:
- the LOC129240529 gene encoding uncharacterized protein LOC129240529 — MFFKDLIPYAKLDTFKEELLKQRNFVNVGVFTWIIGMLLMCIIFMSLMIVKVASTAEYYQNQTAALRTRNIQSYNPTSQDTTLPTIVQIDGQEVQLRTELPTTHAIQPRSRPLRTPNHIKIDGLEEMRAQAQLQQQQQLQQYQQQQQQQLHQQANQQQYEPEEKLHASERAETAYLLERADVGVGGEPVSSSNSVYEQPIYGTWRTKARRPQPPPFVGGGGGGIFSMGEGKSSATDSDYQPTTNFAEARQRQSLHLYEQLPRRSSTMTPVRSDLRDQIPRPPRLTSRQPSMMLSRRQYLDIPLNSTFRNEEKPKPFHFPHEGPLPQEFKKAEEERGDVNNIQDILHRLQLGGGASKVPPMVMMPTGLHIAGTLKNLKSSGIANFFRGKRNKKQMQFAIPMSMPMNLQMLKPYPGPIVNMMPHAPYQQRIAMDQIYPFKPRSPNEVNLLALHQQLQSNRSKNKSKSKQNQPNLNTNIMLQQFSNQRPFITDPFMASYQPMLDISGVQKTKMTRVPFKVNLDIYPVMPPTKNFKPTDFTYDEVKHASSTRRPHIVRNPFLDYYTMPVIPSTAAYGFHHTYDQSSFAPFRFPTTSTQPQLQSHVPQSSNMQAVFPEQMSKSQFQTPFMPLDIAHISSANSVSASGPPGAKANQNQILVHLNVFPKHKQNVLPAPTSNNPFYNAAQNMNRHIIMEERESLSPLEPHHQAHNSNSTNSPEQPVSRSDSSEPEGLVDFEHPIVAAEVTDLPHAAALVGNKLDAAENAKRYDRNEGLPRSNFQRYNESSANIDQMASEAQAASLFRFPVEDLIKFQVDDAL, encoded by the exons atgtttttcaaggACCTTATACCATATGCAAAATTGGATACCTTCAAAGAGGAATTGCTGAAGCAGCGTAATTTTGTAAATGTGGGCGTATTCACGTGGATTATCGGAATGTTACTTATGTGCATAATATTT ATGTCGCTAATGATAGTGAAGGTCGCGTCTACAGCGGAGTATTATCAGAATCAAACAGCTGCTTTGCGCACCCGAAATATACAAAGCTATAATCCCACAAGCCAAGATACGACACTGCCAACCATTGTGCAGATTGATGGCCAAGAAGTGCAGCTGCGCACAGAGTTGCCAACAACACATGCTATTCAACCGCGTTCGCGGCCACTGAGAACACCAAATCACATCAAAATCGACGGCTTGGAGGAGATGCGTGCACAAGCGCaattgcagcagcaacaacaattacagcaataccaacaacagcaacagcagcagctgcaTCAGCAAGCCAATCAACAACAATACGAGCCTGAGGAAAAGTTGCACGCTAGCGAACGCGCTGAAACGGCGTATTTACTAGAGCGTGCTGATGTTGGTGTTGGTGGGGAGCCTGTTAGCAGCAGTAATTCGGTGTATGAGCAACCCATTTATGGAACATGGCGCACGAAAGCGAGACGACCTCAACCGCCACCGTTCGTCGGTGGTGGCGGCGGCGGCATTTTCAGCatgggtgaaggaaagtctagCGCAACTGACAGTGACTACCAGCCAACCACAAATTTTGCAGAAGCACGTCAGCGACAATCGTTGCATCTGTATGAACAATTGCCGCGACGTTCATCGACAATGACGCCAGTGCGTAGTGATCTACGTGATCAGATACCACGCCCACCGCGTCTCACGTCACGCCAACCTTCGATGATGCTCAGTAGACGTCAGTACTTGGATATACCGCTCAACTCGACATTTAGAAATGAGGAGAAACCGAAACCGTTTCACTTTCCACACGAGGGTCCGCTGCCGCAGGAATTTAAGAAAGCCGAGGAGGAGCGCGGCGATGTGAATAATATCCAAGACATACTACACCGATTGCAATTGGGAGGTGGCGCGAGCAAAGTGCCGCCGATGGTAATGATGCCGACAGGGTTACATATAGCTGGGACTTTAAAGAATCTGAAATCTAGTGGCATCGCGAACTTCTTCCGTGGCAAAAGGAATAAGAAGCAGATGCAGTTCGCTATACCCATGTCAATGCCAATGAATCTGCAAATGTTGAAACCATATCCAGGACCCATAGTGAATATGATGCCACATGCGCCCTATCAGCAACGCATTGCCATGGATCAGATTTATCCATTTAAGCCACGCTCACCAAACGAGGTTAATCTGCTCGCGTTACATCAGCAATTGCAAAGTAATCGCTctaaaaataaatcgaaaagcAAGCAGAATCAACCCAACCTGAATACTAATATAATGCTACAACAGTTCAGTAATCAGCGCCCATTCATAACAGACCCATTCATGGCAAGCTATCAGCCCATGCTGGATATTAGCGGGGTGCAAAAGACGAAAATGACACGCGTGCCCTTCAAAGTAAACCTCGATATCTATCCGGTAATGCCACctacaaaaaatttcaagccaACTGACTTTACCTATGATGAAGTCAAACACGCTTCATCGACACGTCGACCCCATATAGTACGTAATCCTTTTCTCGACTACTACACCATGCCCGTGATTCCTTCAACGGCAGCCTATGGCTTTCATCACACATACGATCAATCATCTTTCGCTCCATTTAGATTCCCAACCACATCCACTCAGCCCCAATTGCAATCGCATGTACCACAATCGAGCAATATGCAAGCGGTTTTCCCCGAACAAATGTCGAAGTCTCAATTCCAGACACCGTTTATGCCACTGGATATAGCACACATCAGCAGTGCAAATAGTGTGAGTGCTAGCGGCCCACCAGGTGCCAAagcaaatcaaaatcaaatattaGTCCATTTAAATGTTTTCCCCAAACACAAACAGAATGTACTGCCAGCACCAACATCGAACAATCCGTTTTATAATGCGGCTCAAAATATGAATCGTCATATTATCATGGAAGAAAGGGAGTCACTATCGCCGCTTGAACCGCATCATCAGGCGCACAATTCCAATTCAACAAATTCGCCCGAACAGCCGGTCTCGCGTAGTGACAGCTCTGAGCCGGAAGGACTGGTCGATTTTGAGCATCCTATTGTAGCAGCGGAAGTCACTGATCTACCCCACGCCGCGGCTTTGGTGGGCAATAAATTGGACGCGGCGGAGAATGCTAAGCGTTACGATCGCAACGAGGGATTGCCACGCAGTAACTTCCAACGTTACAATGAGTCATCCGCGAATATCGACCAGATGGCGTCGGAGGCGCAAGCTGCTTCACTCTTTCGCTTTCCTGTAGAGGATTTGATAAAATTTCAAGTAGACGACGCGTTGTAG